DNA sequence from the Candidatus Poribacteria bacterium genome:
TCCGACTTACAGATTCCCGATACAGAATGCCCGGATATCTTCGAGCTTCCCGTTGATGGCGACCCCGATAATACTAAATGGGTTTTCTGGGGTGCGGCAGGGAAATATTACGTCGGTAATTTCGATGGAACAACCTTTACACCCGAAGGTGACGCGCATCGCGCTGACTATGGTGCCAACTTCTATGCAGCGCAAACCTGGAGCGATGTCCCAGAATTCGATGGCAGACGCATTCAAATCGCTTGGATGAGTGGCAGTAAGCCACCGGATATGCCTTTTAACCAGCAGATGAGTTTTCCGTGCGAACTAACCCTTCGGACGACTTCAGAGGGTATACGTCTACATCGAGAACCGGTTGCAGAGATCGAAAACATTCACACGTATACGCACGCGTGGAGCGACCTTCCGCTCAAACAGGGTGAAGATCCGCTTGCAGGTTTGACAGGTGAGTTGTTTGATATCCGTGCTGAAATAGCACTGAGCGATGCCACTGCCGTCGGTTTCAAAATTCGTGGGCAGGATGTCCGTTACGATGTCGCATCTCAGGAACTAACATTCTTAGAAAGGAGCGGACCCCTCGTGCCACAAAATGGGAAAATCCGCTTGCAAATTTTAGTTGACCGTATCTCTATCGAAGCATTTGGAAATGATGGTGAACTCTCAATGACGTCCTATTTTCTTCCAGATCTGGAGAACGCAGACATCGGAATCTACGCCGAGGGAAGTTCAGCGACATTGGTATCACTGAAAGTGCACGAATTGAGATCTTCGTGGGTTTGATGCCCAAAAAATGGAATCTATTGGGATACCCAATTACCAAAAAACGCGCCTGCAAAGTCTTATGAACTTTCAGGCGCGTTTAAATAAAAAAGAGTGTTTCTTAAATTAGTCGGCTTCTATAGACGTGCTTGTACAGCGCGACTGCAAAGCAGCCCAAACGTGCTAAACACTAAACGACTCACCACAACCGCATGTGTTTTTAGCGTTCGGATTAGTTATTTTGAAGCCTGAATCCATTAAGCCATCGTTATAGTCCAGGACGGAACCTGCGAGATAGAGTGTACTACGAGGATCGACGAAAATCTTCAAGCCATGAAATTCAAAAACTTTGTCGGTCCCTTTTGCGGTGCCAAACTCAAGATTATATTGGAAACCGGAGCATCCACCGCCGATAACCTGCATCCGCAAGCCAAGTTCGGATTCAGCTGAGGTTTCACTGTTGTTAATGAGGGTGGCCGCCTTTTGTGCGGCAGATTCTGTGACAGTAATCATAGTGGTTGCACCTCCTTTTTGGACAGAAAATCAGCAATTGCCATTTTTAAGACTTTTTCAGCAGTGTTCGCGTAACGTTGTTTATCCAGCGGCAGTCCTCCCAACGCTTCAGAAAGCTGCACAGCAGTAATTTCCAATGCCCGCGGGATCTGGGTGCCTGTAACCAGTTCAGTGAGGATCGAAGCACTCGCGATAGCAGTAGGGCAACCGAAGGCTCGAAATTTCGCTGCAACGATCACATTATCTGTTATCATGAGCGTGAGTTTTATCATCTCACCGTCAGCAGGAGAACCAACACTACCCGTGCCATCAGCATCGGTGATAGTTCCGATGTTGCGCGGGTTTTCGTAATGTTCGGTCACTTGTGGCGTATACATGAGACGTTGTAAATCGAGTTTACAAGGTTTTCCCCACGATTCACGAAATAAATTGTAATTTACAATTCCATTTAAAGAAACTTATTTTTCAATTATACGATATTTCCAGACACATGTCAAGTTTTTAAGTTCTAAATCAGATGGAGAGGACAGATGACACCCAAACAGCGATACCTTTTTGACTTAACGGGGTATATCCACCTCAAAAACGTCCTCAGCGATGAAGAATTGAAAAACGCTCAGGATGCCGTCGAGCGATGCGTCCAAACACCGCAGGATAAACTCCCGCCCGGTATTAGTTACGGTGGTGGTGGCTATTCCAACGGTTTTTCGTTCGACAAATCGCTTGAAGCACTCACACTTCATCCGAAAACGTGGCCGATCGTGAAGGAACTCACCGATAATAAGCCTCGTTTTAATCGAGGCAGCCTTCTTGCCAAGGGACCAGAGCACGATCAGGTTATTGGCAAGTTGCACTGTGCGCGTGAAGATTGTGGATGGCAGACGCGTCGCTACGACGTCAAGGATGGACAGATTCACTGCAACGACTTCGTCGTCTTTTTCTATTTCGCCGATGTCCACGCCGGCGATGGCGGCTTAGTCGTCCTACCGGGTTCCCACAAGGCAAACTTTGAACGTCCACAGGGGATCTTCTTCCCAGATCCGGAGGATCCACCCGATGAACTCCATCCGGCGTTAGTTAATGTGACAGCGCGTGCCGGCGACGCAATCGTTCTGTCCGAACTGTTGACACATGGAGTTCTCATCTGGAAACCGAAGGATCGGTATCGGCGATTTATCATCTTGCGTTACACAACACAGTTTTTCCAAGATGCAAGGGCACAGAGAGTCCCATTTCCACCAGAGGTGGTGGAACGACTTTCTCCCGAAACCATTGAACTCGTGCAACCCGCATCCTATACGCATATCAAGGAAATTGTCAAAAGTGAGTATATCCAGTTAACCTAACAGGTCAAGCAAAGATTGGGAAATCTTGCTTGATGCTTTCGGTGAAATATGCTACCATTCTTGCAATTGATACTGTGCCGCGTGGTTAGAAAGGTTACCACTAATTCACGTGCCATTATCTAACTGAAATCCTCAGAAAATTGTCCAGATTTCGCTTTTTTACTCTATTTGATGGGATTAGGAATCCCACCAGCAAACGGGAGGATGCACAATGCTCCAAAAATGTCAATTAACGCTCAGCTTAGCCCTCTGTCTTCTGCTGATACAGCCGCTCACAAGCTTCGCCGTAGAAGAATTCAAGGTCTCGGAGAATGGAAAGGGCGAGCAGATATGGTTTGAGGCGGAAGCCTTTGACGAAAGGGACTCCGCTGACGTCTATAAATTGGGTAAGGGTGAAAAGGCTGTAGATCCTGCCGATGGTGCCTTCGGGGATATTATCACGAACGCCGGTGCCGGTAAAAAAGGCTGGATACTCTACAGGTTCGACATCAGTCGTGCAGGCGGAAAAGCCGGGGACTGGCGGTTCATCGGGCGCGTTATTAATCCAAGCAACCATTCGGACTGGTTATGGGTTTTGGGCGACGATGGCGATAAGATTCCAGATGCTGAACCCGCCTTCGTCCGTCCAAATCACATTATCTTTGAAGAAAATATCCCCGAATGGACATGGAAGAAGACCGGAGATTTTGGACAGGATGCTGGCACGATTAATAAATTACAAGACGGTGAAAACGTCATGATGATATGGACACGGCAGAGTTCACTCCAGGTCCAGTACGACGTTT
Encoded proteins:
- a CDS encoding glycoside hydrolase family 32 protein, which encodes MIQTAYKEAYRPQFHFTPKTNWTNDPNGLIHYKGEFHLFFQHNPSGIDWGNMTWGHAISTDLVHWKQLPHAIHPDELGTIFSGSGVVDWNNTGGFQTGDEAVLVNFYTSAGSHAPKEVPFTQSIAYSNDRGRSWTKYEGNPVIEHIVRDNRDPKVIWHEPTQKWVMALYLDQNDYVLFGSTNLKEWTRLSDLQIPDTECPDIFELPVDGDPDNTKWVFWGAAGKYYVGNFDGTTFTPEGDAHRADYGANFYAAQTWSDVPEFDGRRIQIAWMSGSKPPDMPFNQQMSFPCELTLRTTSEGIRLHREPVAEIENIHTYTHAWSDLPLKQGEDPLAGLTGELFDIRAEIALSDATAVGFKIRGQDVRYDVASQELTFLERSGPLVPQNGKIRLQILVDRISIEAFGNDGELSMTSYFLPDLENADIGIYAEGSSATLVSLKVHELRSSWV
- a CDS encoding iron-sulfur cluster assembly scaffold protein; the protein is MYTPQVTEHYENPRNIGTITDADGTGSVGSPADGEMIKLTLMITDNVIVAAKFRAFGCPTAIASASILTELVTGTQIPRALEITAVQLSEALGGLPLDKQRYANTAEKVLKMAIADFLSKKEVQPL
- a CDS encoding iron-sulfur cluster assembly accessory protein, which translates into the protein MITVTESAAQKAATLINNSETSAESELGLRMQVIGGGCSGFQYNLEFGTAKGTDKVFEFHGLKIFVDPRSTLYLAGSVLDYNDGLMDSGFKITNPNAKNTCGCGESFSV
- a CDS encoding phytanoyl-CoA dioxygenase family protein yields the protein MTPKQRYLFDLTGYIHLKNVLSDEELKNAQDAVERCVQTPQDKLPPGISYGGGGYSNGFSFDKSLEALTLHPKTWPIVKELTDNKPRFNRGSLLAKGPEHDQVIGKLHCAREDCGWQTRRYDVKDGQIHCNDFVVFFYFADVHAGDGGLVVLPGSHKANFERPQGIFFPDPEDPPDELHPALVNVTARAGDAIVLSELLTHGVLIWKPKDRYRRFIILRYTTQFFQDARAQRVPFPPEVVERLSPETIELVQPASYTHIKEIVKSEYIQLT